A single genomic interval of Camelina sativa cultivar DH55 chromosome 11, Cs, whole genome shotgun sequence harbors:
- the LOC104724437 gene encoding GDSL esterase/lipase At2g40250-like, with amino-acid sequence MNSHHYKPILLTFLITLFPLLQLLSPTNALPSPPITALYAFGDSTVDPGNNNYILTLFRSNHPPYGKSFPAQRSTGRFSDGKLATDFLVSSFGIKPTLPAYLNPSVKPFELLTGVSFASAGSGLDDRTAMLSLTLNMDRQWRYFEEAVRKMKSLVGELETDRMIRNAVFVISAGTNDMTNNVTLALPGVSSLFRIIRIFYLAKSKLLSRDYTTQEHEGLQ; translated from the exons atgAACTCTCATCATTACAAACCAATCCTTCTTACATTCCTCATCACTCTTTTTCCCCTCCTCCAACTTCTAAGCCCTACCAATGCGTTACCATCCCCACCAATAACAGCTCTTTACGCCTTCGGCGACTCTACGGTGGATCCAGGCAACAACAATTACATCCTTACTCTTTTCCGGAGCAACCATCCTCCCTACGGCAAATCTTTCCCGGCACAACGCTCCACCGGAAGATTCTCCGACGGAAAACTCGCCACCGACTTCTTAGTTTCCTCCTTCGGGATCAAACCCACTTTACCAGCTTACCTAAACCCTTCGGTCAAACCCTTTGAGCTTTTGACCGGAGTTAGTTTTGCCTCGGCTGGAAGTGGTTTAGATGATCGTACGGCGATGTTATCGTTGACTTTGAACATGGACAGGCAGTGGAGGTACTTCGAAGAGGCTGTGCGGAAGATGAAGAGTTTGGTTGGAGAATTGGAGACTGATCGGATGATTAGGAATGCTGTCTTCGTGATTAGTGCGGGCACTAATGATATGACTAATAATGTTACACTCGCGCTCCCGGGAGTTTCATCTCTGTTTCGAATTATCAGGATTTTCTACTTAGCAAAGTCGAAACTTTTGTCCAG AGACTATACAACGCAGGAGCACGAAGGATTACAGTAG
- the LOC104728414 gene encoding uncharacterized protein LOC104728414, translating into MRYGSSSWTDHRRQIYRNPWRGLTARDTSRTRQTLLSPRPGERVHGVSNSILNDKNKPISFRINSHEAVIENTGVAEVVPRIHRSFVEGMKTFNKSWGQNLSSNPNPSTATRPQHHISTTLNSYQWENSQVAEGSEDVLKRNQDLDLSLSLKVARTHDNLGECLLEDEEKEHDDHQDSLQGLSLSLSSSGLSKLGRTIRKEDQTERKIVVLASPLDLTL; encoded by the coding sequence TTAACGGCACGAGACACTTcaagaacaagacaaacacTGTTAAGTCCACGACCTGGTGAGAGAGTTCACGGAGTTAGCAATAGTATTCTTAATGATAAGAACAAACCTATTTCGTTTCGAATCAATTCTCATGAAGCGGTTATTGAGAACACTGGAGTAGCTGAAGTTGTTCCAAGAATTCATAGAAGCTTCGTCGAAGGCATGAAAACGTTTAACAAATCATGGGGACAGAACCTTTCATCCAATCCTAATCCTTCCACCGCAACACGACCACAACATCATATTTCTACAACACTAAATTCTTATCAATGGGAGAATTCTCAAGTGGCAGAAGGATCTGAGGACGTTTTGAAGAGGAACCAAGATTTGGATTTAAGCTTGTCCCTTAAGGTAGCTCGGACACACGACAACCTTGGAGAATGCTTgttagaagatgaagaaaaagaacatgaTGATCATCAAGATAGCCTGCAGGGTTTGTCTCTTTCATTATCTTCGTCAGGTTTATCAAAACTTGGTCGAACCATTAGGAAAGAAGATCAAACTGAGAGAAAGATTGTGGTCTTGGCAAGTCCCCTTGATCTCACTTTGtga
- the LOC104728413 gene encoding GDSL esterase/lipase At2g40250-like encodes MNSHHYKPILLTFLITLFPLLQLLSPTNALPSPPITALYAFGDSTVDPGNNNYILXISVSNYQDFLLSKVETFVQRLYNAGARRITVAGLPPIGCLPVQVTVASFTSHNFHRRTCTEHQNADSRVYNRKLQSLTFRLSQRLRGSKVLYLDIYSPLIDMINYPRKYGIEETLRGCCGTGFLEAGPLCQPTSRTCDDVSKYLFFDSVHPSQKAYSVVASFALRNLLPRL; translated from the exons atgAACTCTCATCATTACAAACCAATCCTTCTTACATTCCTCATCACTCTTTTTCCCCTCCTCCAACTTCTAAGCCCTACCAATGCGTTACCATCCCCACCAATAACAGCTCTTTACGCCTTCGGCGACTCTACGGTGGATCCAGGCAACAACAATTACATCCTTNTCATCTCTGTTTCGAATTATCAGGATTTTCTACTTAGCAAAGTCGAAACTTTTGTCCAG AGACTATACAACGCAGGAGCACGAAGGATTACAGTAGCTGGACTACCACCAATCGGATGCCTTCCAGTGCAAGTAACAGTTGCTAGCTTCACTTCTCACAACTTCCATCGTAGGACCTGTACGGAACACCAGAACGCTGATTCTAGGGTTTACAATCGAAAGCTACAGAGTCTAACCTTCCGTCTTAGTCAGAGGCTTAGAGGTTCCAAGGTTCTTTACCTCGATATCTACTCTCCGTTAATAGACATGATCAATTATCCTCGTAAATACG GAATAGAGGAAACACTGAGAGGATGCTGCGGGACGGGGTTTCTTGAGGCAGGACCTCTATGCCAGCCAACGTCTCGGACTTGTGACGATGTGTCCAAGTATTTGTTCTTTGATTCTGTGCATCCTTCACAGAAGGCTTACTCTGTCGTTGCTAGTTTCGCCTTACGAAATTTGCTTCCTCGCCTCTAA